In a single window of the Leisingera daeponensis DSM 23529 genome:
- a CDS encoding DUF995 domain-containing protein — MKLAAKLAATVLLGALPSLVLADPKPRSAKPASPQRIAEIYAGKTDIWAEGCSGGIYYAPNQQARAWCGENSESLGAGEWKIDPQGSVCHQLSWYWPNGGQAGKSLGDQTCISHVVDRWGTVWRSWPNDPEWWPLAGKNSGIKKYSGMKKGYKFQSNVMETRSKLGL; from the coding sequence ATGAAATTGGCTGCGAAACTCGCCGCAACTGTCCTTCTGGGCGCCCTTCCGTCGCTTGTTCTCGCGGATCCGAAACCTCGCAGCGCCAAGCCCGCCTCTCCGCAACGCATCGCGGAGATCTATGCCGGAAAGACTGATATCTGGGCCGAAGGGTGCAGCGGCGGCATATACTATGCCCCCAACCAGCAAGCCCGCGCCTGGTGCGGCGAAAACAGTGAAAGCCTGGGCGCCGGGGAATGGAAAATCGACCCGCAGGGCAGCGTCTGCCATCAGCTCTCCTGGTACTGGCCAAACGGTGGCCAGGCCGGAAAAAGCCTTGGCGATCAGACCTGTATTTCCCACGTGGTTGACCGCTGGGGAACCGTTTGGCGCAGCTGGCCCAATGATCCGGAATGGTGGCCGCTGGCCGGAAAGAATTCCGGGATCAAAAAGTATTCCGGGATGAAAAAGGGCTACAAATTCCAATCCAATGTCATGGAAACCCGTTCCAAGCTGGGGTTGTAA